The genomic interval AGGCTCGAGATTTTCTATAAGGATGAAGAAATAGAGGCCCATCTGCCTGTTGATATGCCGGAGGCTGTTCCAACCTTTACCTCGGGCTGTGCTAAAGGGATAACCTTTGCCGGAGACCCGCTTCTGGAGGAGTATCCTGTAATCCAGGATGATTTAAAGATTAAAACCGAAACTGTATTTGGACTTTATAGCGAATTTCAAAAACAGTCACATCTCTACAGGACAACAGGTGGCGCTCACAGCGCAGCCATCTGCGATGAGCGAGGAATCATTGCCTTTGCCGAAGACATTGGCA from Nitrospirota bacterium carries:
- the fdhD gene encoding formate dehydrogenase accessory sulfurtransferase FdhD, whose product is RLEIFYKDEEIEAHLPVDMPEAVPTFTSGCAKGITFAGDPLLEEYPVIQDDLKIKTETVFGLYSEFQKQSHLYRTTGGAHSAAICDERGIIAFAEDIGRHNAVDKIIGYCFLENVPMNGKILLLSGRLSSEIVGKAARAKVPVLVSRTAPTTMAIDIARRVNITLIGFLRGHRLNVYSHPERIMGS